From the genome of Acinetobacter sp. TR3:
TATGAAATTTGTTAAGAATAGATAAAAGATAATGGAAAAATAAAGACTTACTGGATTGCTAGGTTTTAACTAGAAGTAGGAAAAAAGCTGACATTCAGAAACAAGCTTTGATTAATTTCTTTCATTCAGAGACATCTTTGCCATGTTGGAGTTATGTAAAATCACCTAAAAATAGTCATTTGAGAATGCGTTTGTTTAATCTTTTTTGACGTGAATGAGCGGATTTAATACCTGTTTTTATATTCAATTTTGGTATCTAAAAACATAAACTCGGTTGGAGATATGTAAAACCCCATGATATTAAAATTTGCTATGTTATTTTGAGCTTAATTTTGCAGAGATTAAAACAAATGAAGAAATTAGTGCTCGGTTTAGGGCTATCTTTAACCGTCTTAGCAGGATGTACATCTATTATGCCGCAGTCAGATCAAACTAAAGCGGATGCAGCTCAATCACTCAGTGTTGAATTTGTGGGACAAGGTACTTATAACGTTGTGCAACAACAAGGTACGGTTCGTTTATATGCGGTTGAAAACCGTATGGCAGATGTTCCAGCGACCTTAATCACACAAAAGAAAATACAAGTATCTCAGGTGCCTTTTACAGTTGATTTGAATATTCCTGCAAATCATCGTCAAACTATTCAGCCATCAGTTCGAGATAATACAGAATTGAATTACTATATTACATGGGAACCTGATGTTAAAAATTTAACTGGTAAAGATCTGATTGCAATTGATTATGATCGTAAATTCCCAGCGGTTAGCCTGAATAAAACCAAACAACAGATCTTTTTACGACAGAATCAATAAATACTGAAAATAAAAAAGCGATCAACTGAGTAATGATCGCTTTTTTATTTTCTACAATCATGTTAACTGACTAAACGATTTGATTTGACCATATCTGCAAGGCCATGAGTTTTAAAGTAGTGTTCAAGCCAACTTTTGATGACCAGAGGGTTATTCATGTGTAAAACATCATCTAAGAGTTGTTTTGCATCACTCATTGGGACATGACAAATCGCTTTACGAACTCTTAATATATTGCTAGAACTCATGGAAAGTGTATTGAAACCCATCGCCATCAGTAAAATGGCAGATAATGGATCTCCTGCCATTTCACCACAGACACTGACTGGTTTTTGATAAATATGGCAATCTTCTACCAAACGGTTTAAAGCACGTAATACAGACGGATGAAAGTGCGAATATACGTTAGCAACATGAGGATTGTTACGATCAACAGCCAATAAATATTGGGTTAAGTCATTTGAGCCAACTGAAAAGAAGTCGACTAGCTCCGCAAACTCACCAATTTGTAAAAGTACACTCGGTACTTCAACCATGATCCCAATTTTAGGCTTAGTGATTTTGACTTGTTCTTCTTCTTGTACAGCTAACCAGTCTCGTTCCAATAGATACAAGACTTCCTCAACTTCACTGACACTTGTCACCATCGGTAACAAAATATGCAAATTATTCAAACCAATACTGGCTTTTAGCATCGCACGAATCTGCGCTGAGAAAATTTCAGGATGATCCAGAGTAAAGCGAAGACCACGCCAACCTAATGCCGAGTTTTCCTCTTCAATACTAAAATAAGGCAAATCTTTATCTGCACCGATATCGAGAGTTCGCATAATCACGGGCTTATTGGCAAAATGGCTCAACTGCTGACGATAGATGGCACGTTGTTCTTCTTCACCTGGGAAGCGTTCGCGTAGCATAAATGGAATTTCACTACGATATAAACCGACACCTTTTGCACCACGTTGCACCCCACGAACCACATCAATCATCAAACCTGTATTGACGAACAACGGAATAGAAACACCATCAGGTGTAATTGCATCCTTGGTTTCGTATTGCTTTAAATCTTTTGCGATTTGTTCTTCTTCTTTCTGGACTTCTTTATAACGTTGACGCAAACGACGTGGTGGATTAACAAAGATACGCCCTTGATAAGCATCGACAATCATTTCAATGTCATCAAGCGTGGTGATGGGTAACTCAGTCACACCGACAACAGTTGGAATACCTAACGCACGTGCAACGATCACCATATGTGAATTCGCTGCACCTTCAGAAGTCACAATCGCAGCGATTTTATCAACAGGAAGTTCAACTAAAGCCGCCGTGCTAATTTCCTCACCAATTAAAATACTGTCTGGGCTAAGTTCACGGTGGCTCGAATCATTTTCTTGTAAGCAGGCTAAAATACGGCGACCGAGGTCTTTGAGATCAGAGACGCGTTCACGTAAGTAATCATCTTCCATTTGTGCAAAAAGTGCTACATGCTTATCAATGACTTTACGAACCGCACCTTGTGCCCAACTACCTGCACGAATATGATCTTTGATTTCACTTGGCAATACATTTTCATCTAACATTCGTAAAAATACGCTAAATAATGCGCGTTCTTCTGACATCAATGAATCTTGCATTTTCTCATCTAGAGATTGGATATCTAAACGTACTGCTGCAATCGCTTGATCTAATAGGTCAAGTTCATCACTGATATCTTCAGCCTCACGATCAGGAATTGCAGCAAGATCGGCTGGGGGATAGAGCACGATGGCACGACCTAATGCAATCCCTCCAGCACCTGAAACCCCTTGGAATGTTTTGTAAGATGAACCACTGGTCGGTTTGCGGAAAACATCAATATTTCCGACCGCATGCGCATGGGCAATTACCCCTGAGAGTTGCGCACATAAGGTGACCAAAAATGATTCAGCCGCCTCACTAAAGTCTTGAGACTCTTTATTTTGAACAACTAAAACGCCCATCACTTTACGGCGATACATCACGGGTACGCCAAGAAATGAGTTAAATAGCTCTTCACCTGTTTCGGGCAAATAAGCAAAGCGTTCATGCTTAGGTGCGTTATCTAGGTTTACAATTTCTTCACGTTTACCGACTAAACCGACGAGGCCTTCACCAACACTCAAAGAAACGTGTCCAACAGCTTCAGGTTTTAAACCCTTTGAAGCCATGAGCACATAGCGTTTGTTTCGTTCATCCAATAAATAAATGGAGCATACATCTACATGCATCGCTTCAGCTACATGATTGACCATAATGTCCAAAGAATCATGCAAACTGACGGACGCATTAATTTCTTGCACAATGCGTCTAAGCGTGTCGAGTTGCATGTTTGACATGGATGTTTACTCCAATTTATAAATCGTTATCGGTCTAGTTATAACAGCTCTATAATCAAAAATCATTGCTTAAAGTGATGATTTGTTGACGATTAACGCTACGGTAATTGTAAACACAACTCCATCATGGCTCTGCGGTAAACATCTCTTTTGAAGTTCACTACTTGACCTAATGGATACCAGTAACTCACCCATTGCCATTCATCGAACTCGGGTGGGTCTGATAGATTTAACTGAATATGATGCGGCGATGCCGTTAATTTCAGTAAAAACCACTTTTGCTTTTGTCCAATACATACCGGATCAGAATCTGACCGAATGTACCGATGTGGCAAACGATAACGCAGCCAACTTTTAGTCTGCGCTACTATTTGGACGTGTTCGGGCAATAAACCGACTTCTTCTCTCAGTTCACGATAAAGTGCCTGTTCAGGGGTTTCTCCAAACTGGATCCCTCCTTGTGGAAATTGCCAAGCATTGTGACCAATGCGTTTTGCCCATAAAACTTGTCCGTCATCGTTTGCCAAAATGATCCCGACGTTGGGTCGGAAACCTTCTGAGTCGATCATTTGGCTACCTAAATTTTCTCTATATCGTTGACTTTGATCTCGGGGACAGTCACTCTTCACGTCCAACTCGAAAAAGGTCAAAGTAAAATGTTTAAAATTGCTATGATCTTAACGAATTTTTAGTCACTTACGGAAATAGATTTACGTTTTTTTTCTTTAATTTGCATTTAAATGAGCATTTATATGAAATTGGCTTTGTTTGATTTAGATCACACCCTGTTAAATACCGATTCTGACCACTCATGGGGTGAGTTTTTAGTGAATGAAGGTTTGGTTGATCCAGTTCATCATCGTCAAAT
Proteins encoded in this window:
- the ptsP gene encoding phosphoenolpyruvate--protein phosphotransferase, producing the protein MSNMQLDTLRRIVQEINASVSLHDSLDIMVNHVAEAMHVDVCSIYLLDERNKRYVLMASKGLKPEAVGHVSLSVGEGLVGLVGKREEIVNLDNAPKHERFAYLPETGEELFNSFLGVPVMYRRKVMGVLVVQNKESQDFSEAAESFLVTLCAQLSGVIAHAHAVGNIDVFRKPTSGSSYKTFQGVSGAGGIALGRAIVLYPPADLAAIPDREAEDISDELDLLDQAIAAVRLDIQSLDEKMQDSLMSEERALFSVFLRMLDENVLPSEIKDHIRAGSWAQGAVRKVIDKHVALFAQMEDDYLRERVSDLKDLGRRILACLQENDSSHRELSPDSILIGEEISTAALVELPVDKIAAIVTSEGAANSHMVIVARALGIPTVVGVTELPITTLDDIEMIVDAYQGRIFVNPPRRLRQRYKEVQKEEEQIAKDLKQYETKDAITPDGVSIPLFVNTGLMIDVVRGVQRGAKGVGLYRSEIPFMLRERFPGEEEQRAIYRQQLSHFANKPVIMRTLDIGADKDLPYFSIEEENSALGWRGLRFTLDHPEIFSAQIRAMLKASIGLNNLHILLPMVTSVSEVEEVLYLLERDWLAVQEEEQVKITKPKIGIMVEVPSVLLQIGEFAELVDFFSVGSNDLTQYLLAVDRNNPHVANVYSHFHPSVLRALNRLVEDCHIYQKPVSVCGEMAGDPLSAILLMAMGFNTLSMSSSNILRVRKAICHVPMSDAKQLLDDVLHMNNPLVIKSWLEHYFKTHGLADMVKSNRLVS
- a CDS encoding RNA pyrophosphohydrolase → MIDSEGFRPNVGIILANDDGQVLWAKRIGHNAWQFPQGGIQFGETPEQALYRELREEVGLLPEHVQIVAQTKSWLRYRLPHRYIRSDSDPVCIGQKQKWFLLKLTASPHHIQLNLSDPPEFDEWQWVSYWYPLGQVVNFKRDVYRRAMMELCLQLP